The genomic segment GGGGGGAAGATTTTTCTGCTGGATATTGTCAGTAAATATGGGTATCACTATAAATCTCAACAAGATAAATATGACCGAGGGACACAATAAATATCAACAAGATACGACAATGCCCCCTCGATGCTGGTGGGAAGCCGTTTATCGCGCTGGGCGGCAATCCGATAACTCTGTAGTGGGGGGAGGGAGGGGGAGAGAGGAGGCTTACGAACTCGATCTCATCTCTACGGCAATTTGAGGGCGTCGGGGGGTCAACTGGCCCGTTCTTTCTGAATGTCCATGTAATTTATAACTCTCTCCATAACGGGCTCCAGAGACTTGCTTCCCTTTGAGAGGATAGTGTCAAGAAGTTCATCTTCAAGAGACTTCCAGTCCATGTATTTACAGAGGATAATTTTGTTTCCACCTTTGTAGCGGGTTTCCAGTGGTATGGAGATGGATTCGGTGTGAGGTTGGTTTCTACCACTACAGTCCCACGCATACTCAAAGCGTAGCACGGAACCACCCCGAGCCTGAGTTTTACAGTACAGCTTCAGTATCTCTACTACACGCCCAGGTTGTTTTTGGAACTGGACATAGGGCTCTGGGTATTTTTCCTTTTCTATGACCACGGGATAGAGGTCCTTCAGGGATTCAGTCAAGAGCTCCTTGATGGAGCTGTAGAGGCTGTGCTGTTCGGCCCTCGTATCGCAGACTGAGTCCAGGCATAGCTCATACTGTGTCACCCACAGATGATACTGGCTGAACCTTTTTAACTCGATCCTCCCAAGTAGCTGATTACAGGCAGCGTTTATGGATTCTTGCATGATAAATTCACCTGTTCCGCTTTTTCCGAGGTCGGACCAAGAGGCCACATTGTTGCAACGATACGGTGTTTCAAGGTTTCTATAGACAACACCATGCAGGTTGGAATTGTAGGCTCCTTGGATAGCACCAGCGGATAGAGCACTCCCATCGAAGGAGCTTAAAATGCCTTCCTCGGTTTGGTAGAGGGTCATCCTAAGACGGTCAATGCACCACTTGCTCCATTTCGGAGATAGGCCGAAAGCAGTGACTATCTTGTCAGACAAGTCGGAGAGCAAGAACCTTTGTGTATACATAGACTCCTCCCATACATCAGATAGAACGAGCTCTACCATTTTCTACTTGATGGTTATTTTGCAGTCCAAAGAAAAATACTTACAGAATAACACTCTGTATAACTAATCATAAAAGGGCATAGTACTTCATTTAATACTCTATAATATACTAGAGTATTTATTATTAGTAAGTAATAGTTTATTTGTCTGAAAGCCGTATCGCAAGCAACTGACTTATTTCACACTGAACACGTACCCTGCGACACCTCCTGAATGCGAGGAGTAGAAAAAGGCACATAATGCGTTGATAATAAAGATGTTTGTATAGCAAGAAACATGCTCATCACCCGGAAACTCACGTCGGAAGGATTTTATAAAACGGGAATGTATCTAATTCTTACTCATATTAAGTAGAATGGACTCGGGAAGTAGCGATACCGACATTCAACACTATTATACCACATGTCGAAAAACCCCCCTGAGATAGTCCTACTTCTTCACACATACCGTTGTGGCTCGTTTTACCGCTTGTGGCGGTATTTTCTAATTCGTCGTGGGGTGAGATTTATGTCTTGTTTGTTTAATCGGTCTCTCATACTTCTCTTTGTACTTCTCCCGAATCAGGTCAGCGCTTATCCTTAGTGGCTTTAAATATAGCAGCCCGCCTCCACCAACGAAAAGGCTCCTCCGCGGGGAGGAGCCTTGCGTTTACCCGTGATCATCGGCGGTTCAAGCCCGCCCCGCCCCCCTTAAAAGTCTCTTGTCAGCCATCCCTCTCCAGGTTTATCATAAGTTTAAACTTGAAAGGAGGATTATATGGCTACGATACAAGATGATGCGATCGACCGTTTAGATAAAACAGCTTCTGCTATTCACGAGGCTATAATCAGTAGCCTCCAAGGGGCTTTAAAAAGTGCCTCGAACTTGACAGCGTATGTTGAGCTTTGCAAGCACGAGCTTGAGCTGAATAAATACCTGGCCGTTCATCGGTAGATTAGGTCAGCTTAAGGTTGATAGGGGGCCCATAGGTCCCCTATTATTTTGGTGGGGCGTGGCAAAGCCCCCCGCCTCCACCAATAAAAGAGGCTCCTCCGCGGGGAGGGGCCTTGCGTTATGTCCGCCGGCGGGCGGGATCAACCCGTGTCGGTCTCGACCTGTGGGGTCACGTAGAGGCGCTCGGTCTCGTACCCCACCGCTTCGAGGTGCTGGAGGATGCCCGAATAAACCTCCGCGTCCATCGTCGGGGTGCGGGAAAGAATCCACAGATAGTCGCGGCTGGGATGGCCGACCACGGCCCAACTGTAATCGTCGGCCAGGTCTATTATCCAGTAGTCGCCCCAGAAGAACAGGAAGAAGGTCACCTGCAGCTTGGCGTTGGTTTCCGCATCCACGACGCGGGCCAGGCCGAGGGCGCTGCGCTCCTCGCCGTCGAGGGTCTCATTGCGGCAGGTGTTAAGGACGTCTATGAGCCCGTCGTCGCGCAGGGTGTACGTGGCGGTCGAGGCCACGCAGCCCTCCTGGAAGGACTGGGGGAATCGGGCTATCTCGTACCAGGTGCCCAGGTAGCGTTCGAGCTCGACGTACTCGACCGTTTTGAGCGGTCCCAGCCCCAGACGCTCCGTGGTCGAGATTCCGCAGCCGAGCGCCGTCGCGAAGGTGATGGCAAGAAGCGCCGTGATTGATTTAACGATCCGTCTACGTCTTTTAGAACGGGTTTTCATCGTATTCTCCAGAGGTAAGTCAGCCGTAGTAACTTGTTATTCGGTGCACACATTGGGTGGTGGTAAGGCCGGTGTATCTGCGCCCGAGGGGAAACCTGCGGCGAGGATTGGTCCAAACCGCACCGCGTCCGATCTTAACCGCCACCGTTTTTTAATCCACTCCCGGAGCCGATTTCGCCCAAGTAAATCGGCATCCTCACCGCGTTCGCGACCTCCGGAATCTTTCCCCCGAAAAAAAGGAAGCCCCGGCAGATGGCCGGAGAAGAACCGCCGTCGCTGGGTCACAGGGTAAAGCCGAGGGAGAGGGAGCCGCCCAGGCTGGCGTCCACCTCTCGGGGCCGGATGAGGTTGCTCATCAGCGCCAGGCTCATGTGGAACACCTCGCCGATGTTGAACTCAATCCCGGTGGAGATGATGAACTTGGCCGGGGACGCTTCCTCGAAGAGGGCGTTGTAGTTGGTGCTCATCCCGGCGCGCACGGTGAACATCCCCGCGAGCTCGTACTCGGCGCCCAGGGCGATGCTCAGCTCGTGGTAGGGGACCGCGTCCTCCTCGACCCCGGTCTGCGGGTTGTACCTGCAGGACAGGTTTTCCACGGGGAGGAGGTCCAGGTCCAGCGCCAACCAAAGGCTCTCGACGGGCTCGTAGGCCGCTCCGAGGCGAAGCTCCGGATTTATCCGGGTGGGCTCGAAGCGGGGATCGTCCCAGCCAAGCTGGGTGGGGATGAGATTGCGCGCCAAGAGGCCATAGCGGAACTGCTTGCCCAGGCTCCCCTGAACGCCCAGGTCCATGCTGAAGCCGCTCCCCGTGGTGATGGTGCGCAGGGTGAAGATGTTGTTGAGAATCCAGTTCGAGCCGACGGCGAAGATGCCGGGGTCGAAGTCGGTGAGGTCGGTGTCACTGAGAATGCCGATGGAGTCCCCCCCGCGCTCCCCGTGGATGAACTTGATCGTTCCACCCACGGCGATGTAGTCGTCCCGGGTCAGCTCGAAGGAGTAGCCGTAGCTGAGACCGATGGTGTTCGTCACGATGCCCGAGAGGGTGATGAGGGAGCGGTTATCCTCCAGACCGATACTGTTCCCGGGATTGTCGCCCTTGAATAAATCCCGGTTCGGGTCGTCGGGATCGTAGCCGGGCCAGAGCAGGTCGAACTCCTCGTCGGTCAGGAGCCCCTCGTTGTAGAGGGCGAGGACGTCGTCGGGGGATTGCAGGTATTCGCTGGGGATGAGCCGGGACACGTGGGTGTCCACCCAGGGGCCGACCTCGAGATGGTTTTCGTACAGCCAGGAGATGACCGCCGGACCGACCCTCGTCGCCACGCCGGAGTGCAGGTCCCAGACGATGCCCACGCCGGGCTCGTTGAGGGCGGCGAGGGAGTCCACGATGTCGTCTACGTAACGGTGCGCCTCCTCGGAGTTCTCATCCATGTATTCCTTGAAATCCTTGTAGCTCTCCGGGAAAATGTCTCTGAGATAGTAATACTGGTTCAGCTCGTTGACGTACTGGCTGAGGTTGTCCTCGCCCGAGAAACCGAAGATGCTGTCGGTGGTCGAGAAGTTGACCTGGTTTCCGAAGGCCGCCGGATTCCAGAAGGCGGCGGTGGCGTCGTCAACCAGCGCCACCTGGGCGCCGCCCATCCCCAGGGCCCGGGTGCCGAAGATGTCCATCCCGGCGGCCGGAATCATGAGGATAATCATAGCCAGAATGATTCGTTTCGAATAAATCACGGGTTCGTCCAGTGCGTCTCGCCTCCATTCTAGGGCTTAATTTCCAAGATTACAAATATTTTGCTCCGCACCGCCGACGCCCGCTTCCCTAAAAGTGGTTCAATCCATTGACCAGCCGTGTGCTGCGGCATGAAAAAAGGCCGGCGGCGGGCGGCCTTTTTCCCTTCGGTGCGCTCGGGCGGTGGCGTTTCAGGCCGTCTTTTTCCCCAGGCATTCGTAGTTCGCGACGCGCCGTCTGAGCGTCGAAAGCGATATCCCCAGCGCCGTCGCCGCGTGGGTTTTGTTGTCCCGGTAAAATTTCATGGCCCGTTCGATGTAATCACACTCGACATCGGCCAGGGGTCGTATTTCGGTCGTCCCCGGTCCGCCGCGCTTGCCGGAACCGCCCTCGATCAGCGACGCGGGGTCGAGCTCCCCGCCGGCGGCGAGAATCACCGAGCGCTCCAGGATGTTGCGCAGCTCGCGCACGTTGCCGGGCCAGCGGTAAATCATCAGCGCGGCGAACTGCTCTTCGGGCAATTCACCATAGATGCCGTTGGTCATGTTTTCCAACAGGCTTTTACAAAGAATGGGGATGTCCTCCCGGCACTCCCTGAGCGGGGGAACGTTGATGGTAATGACGGCCAGCCTGTAGTAGAGGTCCTCGCGGAAACGGCCGTTCTTTATGTCCTCGACGATGGGCCGGTTCGTGGTGGCGATGACCCGGACGTTCAGGGGTATATCCACGTCGCCACCCAGGCGGCGAATCCGACCCTCCTCCAGCACGGTCAGCAGCTTGCTCTGGAGTTGGAGGGGCATCTCCGCTATCTCGTCCAACAGAAGGGTGCCGTCCTTGACCAGCTCGAAAACCCCCTTCCGCTGTGATTCGGCGCCGGTAAAGGCCCCCTTTTCGTAACCGAAGAGCTCAGATTCGATGAGGTTCTCGGGGATCGAGGCGCAGTTCACGCTGAGGAGGTCGTCCTTCCGGCCGCTCAGGCGGTGGATGGCCCTCGCCGCGACCCCCTTGCCCACCCCGGTTTCCCCGGTGATGAGAATGGTGGAATCGGTCTGGGCGGCCAGCTCGATGAGCCGCTTGGTCTCCTGAATCGCCGCGGAATCGCCCACGAACTCGTCGGTCTGTCGCGCCCTCTCGAGTTGGAACTCCGTGATGCGGTTGAGCCGTTCGAGCTCGGCCAGGCGGGCGGCCTTGGCCACGGTGAAGTAGAACTCGTCGAGCTCGATCGGTTTTGTAAAGTAGTGGTAGGCTCCGTTCTTGACCGCTTCGACCGCCTCGGAGAGCGACCCGTAGGCGGTGGCGAAGATGACCTTGACCCCGGGATCCGTCTCCCGGATCTGCCGGTCAATCTCCGATCCCAGGATGTCGGGGAGTTTTTGGTCCAACAGGACGATGCTGGGGTTCCAGGTT from the bacterium genome contains:
- a CDS encoding lipocalin family protein; amino-acid sequence: MKTRSKRRRRIVKSITALLAITFATALGCGISTTERLGLGPLKTVEYVELERYLGTWYEIARFPQSFQEGCVASTATYTLRDDGLIDVLNTCRNETLDGEERSALGLARVVDAETNAKLQVTFFLFFWGDYWIIDLADDYSWAVVGHPSRDYLWILSRTPTMDAEVYSGILQHLEAVGYETERLYVTPQVETDTG
- the traF gene encoding conjugal transfer protein TraF produces the protein MIYSKRIILAMIILMIPAAGMDIFGTRALGMGGAQVALVDDATAAFWNPAAFGNQVNFSTTDSIFGFSGEDNLSQYVNELNQYYYLRDIFPESYKDFKEYMDENSEEAHRYVDDIVDSLAALNEPGVGIVWDLHSGVATRVGPAVISWLYENHLEVGPWVDTHVSRLIPSEYLQSPDDVLALYNEGLLTDEEFDLLWPGYDPDDPNRDLFKGDNPGNSIGLEDNRSLITLSGIVTNTIGLSYGYSFELTRDDYIAVGGTIKFIHGERGGDSIGILSDTDLTDFDPGIFAVGSNWILNNIFTLRTITTGSGFSMDLGVQGSLGKQFRYGLLARNLIPTQLGWDDPRFEPTRINPELRLGAAYEPVESLWLALDLDLLPVENLSCRYNPQTGVEEDAVPYHELSIALGAEYELAGMFTVRAGMSTNYNALFEEASPAKFIISTGIEFNIGEVFHMSLALMSNLIRPREVDASLGGSLSLGFTL
- a CDS encoding sigma-54 dependent transcriptional regulator, which encodes METKTRVLIVDDDSAFCESTCDGLSLEGYDVRYATTGREGLEYFKTWNPSIVLLDQKLPDILGSEIDRQIRETDPGVKVIFATAYGSLSEAVEAVKNGAYHYFTKPIELDEFYFTVAKAARLAELERLNRITEFQLERARQTDEFVGDSAAIQETKRLIELAAQTDSTILITGETGVGKGVAARAIHRLSGRKDDLLSVNCASIPENLIESELFGYEKGAFTGAESQRKGVFELVKDGTLLLDEIAEMPLQLQSKLLTVLEEGRIRRLGGDVDIPLNVRVIATTNRPIVEDIKNGRFREDLYYRLAVITINVPPLRECREDIPILCKSLLENMTNGIYGELPEEQFAALMIYRWPGNVRELRNILERSVILAAGGELDPASLIEGGSGKRGGPGTTEIRPLADVECDYIERAMKFYRDNKTHAATALGISLSTLRRRVANYECLGKKTA